A window of Actinomadura rubteroloni contains these coding sequences:
- a CDS encoding NAD-dependent epimerase/dehydratase family protein, translated as MVAVTGAAEGTGRLLAARLVASEEIRKVVAIDAHRGDVDGAVWRVADVRDPLLTGRLAGVDVVVHLDLVCSPDLDARERRTHNVRGAQTVVLAAAAARVRRVVLVTSAMVYGADPTNPVPLTEDAPLRAEENESVAGDYLEIEELAASAAGVHPGLDVTVVRPAALVGPGIDTVITRHFEAPRLLTVKGSTAGWQFCHIEDLAAALELVVTADLAGPLAVGADGWLTLDEAVEITGKRSFELPAALTFGMAQRLHRLGMTPAPATDLHFVAYPWAVDGARLRAAGWKPRYDNAAALRVLVEETAGRHAVVGRRVGGKEATMATAAGATVAAIGAAAAIRRARRRRR; from the coding sequence GTGGTGGCCGTCACCGGCGCCGCCGAGGGGACCGGACGGCTGCTGGCCGCCCGCCTCGTCGCGAGCGAGGAGATCCGCAAGGTCGTCGCGATCGACGCGCACCGGGGCGACGTCGACGGCGCCGTGTGGCGGGTCGCTGACGTCCGCGACCCGCTGCTGACCGGACGCCTCGCCGGCGTGGACGTCGTCGTCCATCTCGACCTGGTCTGCTCGCCCGACCTGGACGCGCGCGAGCGCCGCACCCACAACGTGCGCGGAGCGCAGACCGTCGTGCTCGCCGCCGCCGCGGCCCGCGTCCGCCGCGTGGTGCTCGTCACCAGCGCGATGGTCTACGGCGCGGACCCGACCAACCCCGTCCCGCTCACCGAGGACGCCCCGCTGCGCGCCGAGGAGAACGAGAGCGTCGCGGGCGACTACCTGGAGATCGAGGAGCTGGCGGCGTCGGCGGCGGGCGTCCACCCGGGCCTGGACGTCACCGTCGTGCGGCCCGCCGCGCTCGTCGGGCCCGGCATCGACACCGTCATCACCCGGCATTTCGAGGCGCCGCGCCTGCTCACGGTGAAGGGCAGCACGGCGGGCTGGCAGTTCTGCCACATCGAGGACCTCGCCGCCGCGCTCGAACTCGTCGTCACCGCCGACCTCGCCGGGCCGCTCGCCGTCGGCGCGGACGGCTGGCTCACGCTGGACGAGGCCGTCGAGATCACCGGCAAGCGCTCCTTCGAGCTGCCCGCCGCGCTCACGTTCGGGATGGCGCAGCGGCTGCACCGGCTCGGCATGACGCCCGCGCCCGCCACCGACCTGCACTTCGTCGCCTACCCGTGGGCCGTGGACGGCGCCCGGCTGCGCGCGGCGGGCTGGAAGCCGCGCTACGACAACGCCGCCGCGCTGCGCGTCCTCGTCGAGGAGACGGCCGGGCGGCACGCCGTCGTCGGCCGCCGCGTCGGCGGCAAGGAGGCCACGATGGCGACGGCCGCCGGGGCGACGGTCGCGGCGATCGGCGCCGCCGCCGCGATCCGCCGCGCCCGGCGGCGCCGCCGCT
- a CDS encoding zinc-dependent metalloprotease: MTGTPFGFNRPGGDGDDDRPQDPFGGMGGGDMRQFADMLHRFADMIGGQSPGGSDGGPLNWDMAKDIARHAVAEHGDPSIVDAERRQVEEALRLADLWLDEGTSLPAGIRTPKAWSRSEWIEQTLPVWSKVCDPIAARMVESMGGALGGGEIPAEMQAMAGPLIGMVRQMAGAMVGGQAGQALGALAREVVGSADVGLPLAPDGVGALLPAGVEAFGKGLEVPDDEVRLYLALREAAHQRLFAHVPWLRAHLLGAVEEYARGITVDLSGIEQAVQGLDLSNPEAIQEALGGELSLQPEETPQQKAALARLETALALVEGWVDTVVNRVAEGRLPDAVKLAEAVRRRRATGGPAERTFATLVGLELRPRRLREAATLWRALTEARGTDGRDAVWDHPDLLPGAADLEDPDAFVRGETADLSGLDSLLSEADEEKKKDDEGDGA, translated from the coding sequence ATGACCGGCACACCCTTCGGCTTCAACCGTCCGGGCGGCGACGGCGACGACGACAGGCCCCAGGATCCGTTCGGGGGCATGGGCGGCGGCGACATGCGGCAGTTCGCCGACATGCTGCACCGCTTCGCGGACATGATCGGCGGCCAGTCCCCCGGCGGCTCCGACGGAGGCCCGCTGAACTGGGACATGGCCAAGGACATCGCGCGGCACGCGGTCGCCGAGCACGGCGACCCCTCGATCGTGGACGCCGAACGGCGCCAGGTCGAGGAGGCGCTCCGGCTGGCCGACCTCTGGCTCGACGAGGGGACGTCCCTTCCCGCCGGAATCCGGACGCCGAAGGCGTGGAGCCGGTCGGAGTGGATCGAGCAGACGCTGCCGGTGTGGTCGAAGGTCTGCGACCCGATCGCGGCCCGCATGGTCGAGTCGATGGGCGGCGCGCTCGGCGGCGGCGAGATCCCCGCCGAGATGCAGGCGATGGCCGGTCCGCTGATCGGCATGGTCCGGCAGATGGCGGGCGCGATGGTCGGCGGCCAGGCCGGGCAGGCGCTCGGCGCGCTGGCCCGCGAGGTCGTGGGCTCCGCCGACGTGGGCCTGCCGCTGGCGCCCGACGGCGTCGGCGCGCTGCTGCCCGCCGGGGTCGAGGCGTTCGGGAAGGGCCTGGAGGTCCCCGACGACGAGGTCCGGCTCTACCTGGCGCTGCGCGAGGCCGCGCACCAGCGGCTGTTCGCGCACGTCCCGTGGCTGCGGGCGCATCTGCTCGGCGCCGTCGAGGAGTACGCGCGCGGCATCACGGTCGACCTTTCCGGCATCGAGCAGGCCGTGCAGGGTCTCGACCTGTCCAACCCGGAGGCGATCCAGGAGGCGCTCGGCGGCGAGCTGTCGCTCCAGCCGGAGGAGACGCCGCAGCAGAAGGCGGCGCTCGCCCGGCTGGAGACCGCGCTGGCCCTGGTCGAGGGCTGGGTGGACACGGTCGTGAACCGGGTCGCCGAGGGACGGCTGCCGGACGCGGTGAAGCTCGCCGAGGCCGTCCGGCGGCGCCGCGCGACGGGCGGCCCGGCGGAGCGGACGTTCGCGACGCTCGTCGGCCTGGAGCTGCGCCCCCGGCGGCTGCGCGAGGCGGCGACGCTGTGGCGGGCGCTGACCGAGGCGCGCGGCACCGACGGCCGCGACGCCGTCTGGGACCACCCCGACCTGCTGCCCGGCGCGGCCGACCTGGAGGACCCGGACGCGTTCGTGCGCGGCGAGACGGCGGACCTGTCCGGCCTGGACTCGCTGCTCTCGGAGGCCGACGAGGAGAAGAAGAAGGACGACGAGGGGGACGGCGCGTGA
- a CDS encoding NUDIX hydrolase, with product MTDPLHADAVRVLSGWTAPDAGQDELRAVFLEHLASHPDGTRRACAPGHITASTALLDASGTRVLLTLHGKLKRWLQLGGHCEDGDATLAAAALREATEESGIAGLRLDPVPVSLDRHRVPCHPGGSWHLDVEFRATAPPGAVPVISDESDDLRWFPVDALPPESDTATRRLVARSLA from the coding sequence ATGACCGATCCGCTGCACGCGGACGCGGTGCGGGTCCTGTCCGGCTGGACCGCGCCCGATGCCGGCCAGGACGAGCTGCGCGCGGTGTTCCTGGAGCATCTGGCGTCCCATCCGGACGGGACGCGCCGCGCGTGCGCGCCGGGTCACATCACGGCGAGCACGGCGCTGCTGGACGCGTCCGGGACGCGGGTGCTGCTGACGCTGCACGGGAAGCTGAAGCGGTGGCTGCAACTGGGCGGGCACTGCGAGGACGGTGACGCGACGCTCGCGGCGGCCGCGCTCCGCGAGGCGACGGAGGAGTCCGGCATCGCGGGCCTGCGGCTGGATCCGGTGCCGGTCTCGCTCGACCGCCACCGCGTGCCGTGCCATCCGGGCGGCTCGTGGCATCTGGACGTCGAGTTCCGCGCGACGGCCCCGCCGGGCGCCGTGCCCGTGATCAGCGACGAGTCCGACGACCTGCGCTGGTTCCCCGTCGACGCCCTGCCGCCGGAGTCCGACACGGCGACGCGCCGCCTGGTGGCCCGCTCCCTCGCCTGA
- a CDS encoding M48 metallopeptidase family protein translates to MSAYRDGDKVVVLLPSRLSKAEEEQWVATLLERLAERERRRRPSDDDLFARALELSRRHLDARAVPMSVRWVDNQNARWGSCTPDDGTIRLSTRLRGMPSWVLDYVLVHELAHLLIPGHGPDFWDLVGNYPKAERARGYLEGVAATAHLPLALEDDADELEPARRSVAG, encoded by the coding sequence GTGTCCGCCTACCGCGACGGGGACAAGGTCGTCGTCCTGCTGCCCTCCCGGCTCAGCAAGGCCGAGGAGGAACAGTGGGTCGCCACCCTCCTGGAGCGGCTCGCCGAGCGCGAACGGCGCCGGCGCCCGAGCGACGACGACCTGTTCGCCCGGGCGCTGGAGCTGTCCCGCCGCCACCTGGACGCCCGCGCCGTCCCGATGAGCGTCCGCTGGGTCGACAACCAGAACGCCCGCTGGGGATCGTGCACCCCCGACGACGGCACGATCCGCCTGTCGACCCGGCTGCGCGGGATGCCGTCCTGGGTGCTGGACTACGTCCTCGTCCACGAGCTGGCGCACCTGCTCATCCCGGGCCACGGACCGGACTTCTGGGACCTCGTCGGCAACTACCCGAAGGCCGAGCGGGCGCGCGGCTACCTCGAGGGCGTCGCCGCCACCGCGCACCTCCCGCTGGCCCTGGAGGACGACGCCGACGAGCTGGAACCCGCCCGCCGCAGCGTCGCAGGCTGA
- a CDS encoding ABC1 kinase family protein, producing the protein MSDLPRRAVTRSAKLASLPLGFAGRTALGLGKRTLGRPAEAVAVEIQQRTAEQLFKVLGELKGGAMKLGQMLSIFEAALPPEIAGPYRATLTRLQEAAPPLPASAVHKVLAGALGPDWRDAFTEFDDAPAAAASIGQVHKAVWSDGRAVAVKVQYPGAGKALISDFNQLARLGRLFGVLMPGLDVKSMLAELKERVVEELDYTIEAASQTRMREAYPPDDPDFYIPEVIAQAGDVLVTEWIDGVPLSKVISEGDQEQRDHAALLYCRFLLSGAKRAGMLHGDPHPGNFRLLADGRLGVLDFGAVDRIPSAFAERMGRLLRIGTLADIDEIERALRDEDFIRAGVTIDTESLQAFLAPITEPFVTETFKFNREWLRDMAAKVTDLRPTNVVRQLNLPPEYVIVHRVLSAGTGVLCQLECEIPARAESIRWVPGFADPEPASP; encoded by the coding sequence GTGAGCGACCTACCTCGCCGCGCGGTGACGCGGTCGGCAAAGCTGGCGTCCCTTCCGCTCGGGTTCGCCGGACGCACCGCGCTGGGCCTCGGCAAGCGCACGCTCGGGCGGCCCGCCGAGGCCGTCGCGGTGGAGATCCAGCAGCGCACCGCCGAGCAGCTCTTCAAGGTCCTCGGCGAGCTGAAGGGCGGGGCGATGAAGCTCGGCCAGATGCTGTCGATCTTCGAGGCCGCGCTGCCGCCGGAGATCGCCGGGCCGTACCGCGCCACGCTGACCCGGCTCCAGGAGGCCGCTCCCCCGCTGCCCGCGTCCGCCGTCCACAAGGTCCTCGCGGGCGCGCTCGGCCCGGACTGGCGCGACGCGTTCACCGAGTTCGACGACGCGCCCGCCGCCGCCGCGTCCATCGGCCAGGTGCACAAGGCCGTCTGGTCGGACGGCCGCGCGGTCGCCGTCAAGGTCCAGTACCCCGGCGCGGGCAAGGCGCTGATCAGCGACTTCAACCAGCTCGCGCGGCTCGGACGGCTGTTCGGCGTCCTCATGCCGGGCCTGGACGTCAAGTCGATGCTCGCCGAGTTGAAGGAGCGCGTGGTCGAAGAACTCGACTACACGATCGAGGCGGCGTCGCAGACGCGGATGCGCGAGGCCTACCCGCCCGACGACCCCGACTTCTACATCCCCGAGGTGATCGCGCAGGCCGGGGACGTCCTGGTCACCGAGTGGATCGACGGCGTCCCGCTGTCCAAGGTCATCAGCGAGGGCGACCAGGAGCAGCGCGACCACGCCGCGCTGCTGTACTGCCGGTTCCTGCTGTCGGGCGCCAAGCGCGCCGGGATGCTGCACGGCGACCCGCACCCGGGCAACTTCCGGCTGCTGGCCGACGGCCGGCTCGGCGTCCTGGACTTCGGCGCCGTGGACCGCATCCCGTCCGCGTTCGCCGAGCGGATGGGTCGGCTGCTGCGCATCGGCACCCTCGCCGACATCGACGAGATCGAGCGGGCGCTGCGCGACGAGGACTTCATCCGCGCGGGCGTCACGATCGACACCGAGTCGCTCCAGGCGTTCCTCGCGCCGATCACCGAGCCGTTCGTCACCGAGACGTTCAAGTTCAACCGGGAGTGGCTGCGGGACATGGCCGCGAAGGTCACGGACCTGCGGCCGACGAACGTCGTCCGGCAGCTCAACCTGCCGCCGGAGTACGTGATCGTCCACCGGGTCCTGTCGGCCGGGACGGGCGTGCTCTGCCAGCTCGAATGCGAGATCCCCGCCCGCGCCGAGTCGATCAGGTGGGTGCCGGGCTTCGCCGACCCGGAGCCAGCTTCGCCGTGA
- a CDS encoding LysR family transcriptional regulator produces MATLRALECFVAVLDHGSVTEAAARLHLSQPALSHQLAALEREIGAPVVERLPRGVRPTVAGRAVEADARAALAAARRVVETGRAVAAGSTGRLRIACAESMTAGLLAPVLRAWRRRSPDVHLTLTETTSADVLAAAVAADEADIAVGPRPDRWTGASGVIGPEEIVAVLPPGDPAADAPAITLAELAERPIVHYHPDNGLGGWLDAVAARHGVVLAAAMRTRQSATAARLAAAGLGAALVPTSALAASFAGTLRRLDPVLRRDVVTLVGRPGDPVVRRFEADLLRRGVPVPRAITAKLAPGRRSPAPT; encoded by the coding sequence ATGGCAACGCTGCGCGCACTGGAATGCTTCGTGGCCGTCCTCGACCACGGCTCGGTGACCGAGGCCGCCGCGCGGCTGCACCTGTCGCAGCCCGCGCTGTCCCACCAGCTCGCCGCGCTGGAACGGGAGATCGGCGCGCCCGTCGTGGAGCGGCTGCCGCGCGGGGTGCGGCCGACCGTCGCCGGACGGGCCGTCGAGGCGGACGCGCGGGCCGCCCTCGCCGCCGCCCGCCGCGTCGTGGAGACCGGACGGGCCGTCGCGGCGGGCTCCACCGGACGCCTGCGCATCGCGTGCGCCGAGAGCATGACGGCCGGGCTGCTCGCGCCGGTGCTGCGCGCGTGGCGGCGGCGGTCCCCGGACGTCCACCTGACGCTCACCGAGACCACCAGCGCGGACGTCCTCGCCGCCGCCGTGGCCGCCGACGAAGCCGACATCGCCGTCGGGCCGCGCCCGGACCGCTGGACGGGCGCGTCCGGCGTGATCGGCCCGGAGGAGATCGTCGCGGTGCTGCCGCCCGGCGACCCGGCGGCGGACGCCCCCGCGATCACGCTCGCCGAGCTGGCCGAACGGCCGATCGTCCACTACCACCCCGACAACGGGCTGGGCGGCTGGCTGGACGCGGTCGCCGCGCGGCACGGCGTGGTGCTGGCGGCGGCGATGCGGACGCGTCAGTCCGCGACGGCGGCGCGGCTCGCGGCGGCGGGGCTCGGCGCGGCGCTGGTCCCGACGAGCGCGCTCGCGGCGTCGTTCGCGGGGACGCTGCGGCGGCTCGACCCGGTCCTGCGGCGGGACGTGGTGACGCTCGTCGGCCGGCCGGGCGACCCGGTCGTGCGGCGGTTCGAGGCGGACCTGCTGCGGCGGGGCGTCCCGGTGCCCCGCGCGATCACGGCGAAGCTGGCTCCGGGTCGGCGAAGCCCGGCACCCACCTGA
- a CDS encoding SDR family oxidoreductase — MTLRDKKLLIIGSRSGIARRIAADATAAGAEVVLAGRGPDADARVDLADEDSIRALAERVGTLDHLVALGADRANGPVTELDRAAVTRAFDAKVIGPIMLAKHFAGRFRPGGSVLLFSGVAAWRPVPGRTVMAATNGAVAFLAEALAVELAPVRVNAISPGVIDSGVWDGLGDAKDAFFADTAARNPTGTVGRTEDVASAALLALANPFVTGTTLHVDGGGRLA; from the coding sequence ATGACACTGCGCGACAAGAAACTGCTCATCATCGGGAGCCGGTCGGGCATCGCCCGCCGCATCGCCGCCGACGCGACCGCCGCCGGGGCCGAGGTCGTCCTCGCCGGACGGGGCCCGGACGCCGACGCCCGCGTCGACCTCGCCGACGAGGACTCGATCCGCGCGCTCGCCGAGCGCGTCGGGACGCTCGACCATCTCGTGGCGCTCGGCGCCGACCGCGCCAACGGCCCGGTCACCGAGTTGGACCGCGCGGCCGTGACCCGCGCGTTCGACGCCAAGGTGATCGGGCCGATCATGCTGGCCAAGCACTTCGCCGGCCGGTTCCGTCCGGGCGGCTCGGTGCTGCTGTTCTCCGGCGTCGCCGCGTGGCGGCCCGTGCCCGGACGCACGGTCATGGCCGCGACGAACGGCGCGGTCGCGTTCCTCGCCGAGGCCCTCGCGGTGGAGCTGGCGCCGGTCCGGGTGAACGCGATCTCCCCCGGCGTCATCGACTCCGGCGTGTGGGACGGCCTCGGCGACGCCAAGGACGCCTTCTTCGCCGACACCGCCGCCCGCAACCCGACCGGCACCGTCGGCCGCACCGAGGACGTCGCGTCCGCCGCGCTCCTCGCGCTCGCCAACCCGTTCGTCACCGGGACGACCCTGCACGTGGACGGCGGCGGACGGCTCGCCTGA